Within Deltaproteobacteria bacterium, the genomic segment CTGACTTCACGCACCGGAATGCCGAGCGTAACTTTCCCCTTCGGCGCCTTGATCACAGCTGCCAGTTTGTCGCGCTTCACGCGTCCCGTGATCTGCTGCGCCGGAAAGTCGTACTTTTGACTCGGCGGCTTCAGCGTCGCTTCTTCCTCGTCAAAGATGATCACTTCGGCGGGAGGGGCCTTCGGTCCACTGATCCTCCCTGGTCCATTACCACCCATAGAAAATCTCCTTTCGTGTTCGTGGGGTTGTGAAGCTTCAGAGAGAGCAACGGATGTGCCAAACGGCGGCGGAGAAAAACTGGTGCGATATCAACCGTGACACACCGCTGATACACGTCGGGCGGCTGTCAGAGTGAGAATCGCGTGCCGCAGCGTCAAGGAATCGACGGTTGACGGCGGAGGTTACTCGGCGTCCGGTTGTCGGTCGGGGTGGGCGGCTTGGAACGCGGGAAGCGGCGCACACGCTGCGTCGATCCGCGCCAATGTGGGATAGGCGGCGAGGTCGAGTTGGAAGCGACGCGCATTGTAGAGTTGTGGCACTAAGCAGCAATCGGCGAGGCTGGGCTGGTCACCAACGCAAAACGTCCCGGCCGTCGCGGCCACCATCGGTTCGAGCGCCGCGAGTCCGCGGGCCGTCCAGTAACGAAACCAGGCCGGCATATCGCCGCCGAGTTGGTCGCGCACATATTGGCCGACAGCGAGGTTTTGGATCGGTTGGATGCCGGCATTGATCGCCTCGGCATATTGGCGCGCCTTCGCGCGCAGCCACGGATCGGCGGGCAACAACGACGGCGTAGGCGCATGCTCTTCCAACCATTCCAGGATCGCCAACGATTGACTCAAGGTCCGCGTGACTCCCGCTGCATTCCACTGCAGTGTCGGCACTTGCGCGGCTGGATTTAGTTGTCGATACGTTGCCACGTGCTGTGCACCACCGTCTTTGATTAAATGGACCGCACGATACGTATACGGAATATTTTTGTACGCCAGTGCAATCCGCACCCGCCAACTACAGGAGCTGCGCCAATAACTATACAAGACCACGTCGTTCATACGGCCACCACACGCTGCGCGATCGTGCCGAAAATATTGGCACCATCCGCTCCGCGCATTTCGATTGCGACGGTGTCGCCCGGCTGCATGTACGGCGTGCGCGGGGCACCATGCTCCAGCGTTTCCAACATGCGCGCCTCGACCAGACACGACGACCCGCGCTGCGTATCCCGATTCGACACGGTCCCGCTGCCGAGAATGGTCCCGGCCGTCAGCGCGCGCGTGCGCGTGACATGCGCGATGAGGTCGTAAAAGGAAAAATGCATCTCTGCCCCCGCCTGCGGTCGCCCGAACAGCGTGCGGTTGTACGTGGTGCGAAGCTCCAAATGCACCCGCCCGTCGTGCCAAGCTGGCCCCAGTTCGTCCGGCGTCACCGCGACTGGGGAAAAGGCGGTGGCAGGTTTGGAACAGAAGAAGCCGAAGCCTTTGGCCAATTCGGAGGGGATCAGATTGCGATAGGTCAGATCGTTCGCCAGCATTAACAGACGGACATACGGCGCGGCCGCAGTCGCCGCCACACTGCACGGCGTGTCGCCCAACACAACGCACACCTCCGATTCGAAATCG encodes:
- the maiA gene encoding maleylacetoacetate isomerase, whose product is MNDVVLYSYWRSSCSWRVRIALAYKNIPYTYRAVHLIKDGGAQHVATYRQLNPAAQVPTLQWNAAGVTRTLSQSLAILEWLEEHAPTPSLLPADPWLRAKARQYAEAINAGIQPIQNLAVGQYVRDQLGGDMPAWFRYWTARGLAALEPMVAATAGTFCVGDQPSLADCCLVPQLYNARRFQLDLAAYPTLARIDAACAPLPAFQAAHPDRQPDAE
- a CDS encoding fumarylacetoacetate hydrolase family protein → MKLATRRDGTRDGQLIVVRRDLGAYAAATTIAPTLQMALDQWDVVAPPLAELSERLNAGWVEGTPLDPAMLAAPLPRAYEWIDGSAYIHHIELVRKARNAEVPTTLRTDPLVYQGGSGVLLGPCDPIPLLNAEWGLDFESEVCVVLGDTPCSVAATAAAPYVRLLMLANDLTYRNLIPSELAKGFGFFCSKPATAFSPVAVTPDELGPAWHDGRVHLELRTTYNRTLFGRPQAGAEMHFSFYDLIAHVTRTRALTAGTILGSGTVSNRDTQRGSSCLVEARMLETLEHGAPRTPYMQPGDTVAIEMRGADGANIFGTIAQRVVAV